One genomic segment of Deinococcus radiopugnans ATCC 19172 includes these proteins:
- a CDS encoding sulfurtransferase, with amino-acid sequence MTRPASPLKSADWLLDHLYDPNLRVLDCRYALSDPLVGRIAYLAGHVPGASYADLETDLSGPVREDGVGGRHPLPDPAALAAWLGSVGIGQDSVVLAYDDPGTGQGFYAARAWWLLRWLGHAQVYVLDGGWPAYLAAGGAADASEVDHAPVTFIPNMQPGMVATAEDVENRDPATLLIDSRAPARYRGETEPIDARAGHVPGAVNRDWSGALDEAGRWRGGELQAARLQVGRAPTIAYCGSGVSATPNLLARELAGVPLGPDNRLYAGSWSDWISDDARPVAVGEEKSGSFRLF; translated from the coding sequence ATGACCCGACCTGCCTCGCCGTTGAAGTCCGCCGACTGGCTGCTGGACCATCTGTACGACCCGAACTTGCGGGTGCTGGACTGCCGCTACGCCCTGAGCGATCCGCTGGTGGGGCGCATCGCCTATCTGGCAGGCCACGTGCCGGGGGCCAGCTACGCCGATCTGGAAACGGACCTGAGCGGTCCCGTGCGGGAGGACGGCGTGGGTGGGCGCCATCCGTTGCCTGATCCGGCGGCGCTGGCGGCGTGGCTGGGAAGCGTGGGTATCGGCCAGGACAGCGTGGTGCTGGCCTACGACGATCCTGGCACGGGCCAGGGCTTCTACGCGGCCCGCGCGTGGTGGCTGCTGCGCTGGCTGGGGCACGCGCAGGTGTACGTGCTGGACGGCGGCTGGCCCGCGTATCTGGCGGCGGGCGGCGCGGCGGACGCGTCGGAAGTGGATCACGCGCCCGTGACTTTTATTCCGAACATGCAGCCTGGCATGGTGGCGACTGCCGAAGACGTAGAAAACCGTGACCCGGCCACGCTTTTGATCGATTCCCGTGCGCCCGCCCGCTACCGGGGCGAGACTGAACCCATCGACGCCAGGGCCGGGCACGTTCCAGGGGCGGTCAACCGCGACTGGAGCGGCGCGCTGGACGAGGCGGGGCGCTGGCGCGGCGGCGAGTTGCAGGCGGCGCGTCTGCAGGTGGGCCGTGCCCCCACCATCGCGTACTGCGGCAGCGGCGTGAGCGCCACACCCAACCTGCTGGCCCGCGAGCTGGCGGGGGTCCCGCTGGGGCCGGACAACCGGCTGTACGCTGGATCGTGGAGCGATTGGATCAGCGATGACGCGCGGCCTGTGGCGGTGGGAGAGGAGAAAAGCGGGTCATTCCGCCTATTCTGA